One Candidatus Sulfotelmatobacter sp. genomic region harbors:
- the glp gene encoding gephyrin-like molybdotransferase Glp produces MTSPARVDLAAARGLVLNGLAPVPAESVPLADAAGRIVAHPIRALDDLVPFARSGMDGYAVRADDTTGAVAGALVLPVVGTAFAGEAPAPLQPGTAAAIATGGALPPGADAVVPFEEVDDRGATIVVRAPVAAGAHVFLPGDDARRGEVVLEPGRVVTPGIAALLAAAGHAVVPVHRRPWVTIVSTGDELVPVDERPAFGQIRDSNATLLAACVRRDGGEVERCVRVRDAFEPLRDALLRALDDSDLIVTTGGASTGERDYAKRAVRAAGGTFAFESVALRPARPSAFARRGAAAIAVLPGNPAAAHVAYAALVRAALLRLGGRTDVAAPHVAAVLDGTLRGKADRHFLVFGRLSHDGTRFRVRPLPNQCSSLVRTSADADALIVVPPGAGLLATGAEVGVDVLDWTGVAFSGSPRA; encoded by the coding sequence ATGACCTCGCCCGCGCGGGTCGATCTTGCGGCCGCGCGCGGCTTGGTCTTGAACGGTTTGGCGCCCGTGCCGGCCGAGTCCGTCCCGCTTGCCGACGCGGCGGGTCGGATCGTCGCGCATCCGATCCGAGCGCTCGACGACCTCGTGCCGTTCGCCCGTTCCGGGATGGACGGCTACGCGGTTCGCGCGGACGATACGACCGGCGCGGTCGCCGGAGCGCTGGTGCTCCCCGTGGTCGGAACGGCGTTTGCCGGCGAGGCGCCGGCGCCGCTGCAGCCCGGAACCGCCGCCGCGATTGCGACCGGTGGGGCGCTGCCGCCGGGTGCCGACGCGGTCGTCCCCTTCGAAGAGGTCGACGACCGCGGCGCGACGATCGTCGTGCGCGCACCGGTCGCCGCCGGCGCTCACGTGTTTCTGCCCGGTGACGACGCCCGTCGCGGCGAGGTCGTGCTCGAGCCCGGCCGGGTCGTCACGCCGGGGATCGCCGCGTTGCTGGCCGCCGCCGGACACGCCGTGGTCCCCGTCCACCGCCGCCCGTGGGTCACCATCGTGTCGACCGGCGACGAGCTGGTGCCGGTCGACGAGCGGCCGGCGTTCGGGCAGATCCGCGACAGCAACGCGACGTTGCTGGCCGCCTGCGTGCGCCGCGACGGCGGTGAGGTCGAGCGCTGCGTGCGGGTGCGAGATGCCTTCGAACCGTTGCGCGACGCGCTGTTGCGCGCGCTCGACGACAGCGATCTGATCGTGACGACCGGCGGCGCGTCGACCGGCGAGCGCGACTACGCCAAGCGCGCGGTGCGCGCCGCCGGCGGAACGTTCGCGTTCGAGTCGGTCGCGCTGCGGCCGGCCCGGCCCAGCGCGTTCGCGCGCCGCGGCGCGGCCGCGATCGCGGTGCTGCCCGGCAATCCTGCCGCCGCGCACGTCGCGTACGCCGCGCTCGTGCGCGCGGCGCTGCTGCGGCTGGGCGGCCGCACCGACGTCGCCGCGCCGCACGTCGCCGCGGTGCTCGACGGCACCCTGCGCGGCAAGGCCGATCGGCACTTCCTGGTGTTCGGGCGCCTCTCGCACGACGGCACGCGTTTCCGCGTGCGCCCACTGCCCAACCAGTGCTCGTCGCTGGTGCGCACGTCGGCCGACGCCGACGCGCTGATCGTCGTCCCGCCGGGCGCGGGACTGCTCGCCACCGGCGCCGAGGTCGGTGTCGACGTCCTGGACTGGACGGGCGTCGCTTTTTCCGGGAGTCCCAGAGCATGA
- a CDS encoding peroxiredoxin, with product MSLQLGDTAPDFTQDSTQGPLHFYDYAGDSWVVLFSHPADFTPVCTTELGETARLKPEFDKRNVKVIGLSVDPADKHGNWAKDIAEVGGTALNFPLIADADRKVSQLYDLIHPNALATATVRSVFVIDPQKKVRLTLTYPAATGRNFEEILRVIDSLQRTDNYKVATPVNWKQGEDVIITSAVSDEEAAQKFPGYKTIKPYLRTTPDPAKQPATV from the coding sequence ATGTCACTGCAGCTCGGAGACACCGCTCCGGACTTCACCCAAGACTCGACGCAGGGTCCGCTCCACTTCTACGACTACGCGGGAGACAGTTGGGTCGTGCTCTTCTCGCACCCGGCGGATTTCACGCCGGTGTGCACGACCGAGCTCGGCGAGACCGCGCGCCTCAAGCCCGAGTTCGACAAGCGCAACGTCAAGGTCATCGGCCTCTCGGTCGATCCCGCCGACAAGCACGGCAACTGGGCCAAGGACATCGCCGAGGTCGGCGGCACCGCGCTCAACTTCCCGCTGATCGCCGACGCCGACCGCAAGGTCTCGCAGCTCTACGATCTGATCCACCCCAACGCGCTGGCGACCGCGACGGTCCGCTCCGTGTTCGTCATCGACCCGCAGAAGAAAGTGCGCCTGACGCTGACCTACCCGGCGGCGACGGGTCGCAACTTCGAAGAGATCCTGCGCGTGATCGACTCGCTGCAGCGCACCGACAACTACAAAGTCGCAACGCCGGTCAACTGGAAGCAAGGCGAGGACGTCATCATCACCAGCGCGGTGAGCGACGAAGAAGCGGCGCAGAAGTTCCCCGGCTACAAGACGATCAAGCCGTACCTGCGCACGACGCCGGACCCGGCGAAGCAGCCCGCGACGGTCTGA
- a CDS encoding MoaD/ThiS family protein: MIRVVLPANLRALARLPGEVELELSGEPTPAAVLDALEARYPMLRGTIRDHATLRRRPYVRYFACERDISHEPADAPLPAAVAAGAEPLLILGALSGG; encoded by the coding sequence GTGATCCGCGTCGTGCTGCCGGCGAACCTGCGCGCGCTGGCGCGGCTGCCGGGCGAGGTGGAGCTCGAGCTGAGCGGCGAGCCGACGCCGGCCGCGGTCCTCGACGCGCTCGAAGCGCGCTACCCGATGCTGCGCGGAACGATCCGCGACCACGCGACGCTGCGCCGTCGCCCGTACGTGCGCTACTTCGCGTGCGAGCGCGACATCTCGCACGAACCGGCGGACGCACCCCTGCCGGCCGCGGTCGCCGCCGGCGCCGAACCGCTGCTCATCCTGGGCGCCCTCTCGGGCGGCTGA
- a CDS encoding amino acid ABC transporter substrate-binding protein, with protein MMARARILALSALATLALLAPAATSADPPTVTFGAAISMTGTLSREGQLTKEGYDLWQTYVNDHGGLHVGKTRYRVAIKYYDDESQPENAAQLAARLIDQDHVNFLLGPYGTGTTFTVAQIAERKKIPMVQGNGAAERLFTSGFTYSFGVLTPGKQYLTGIIDMVLAQRPAPKTIAITYASDAFSQDVASGAADYATAHGLKVVYDNKYPPAATDVSSIVTAVHASNPDVILNAGHFEDALLMAKSLHDQNVEARAYGYSVGPDTPDFVAALGKDANDVLGGSQWSISVKYRGVPGFYQTPAEYSEAFQRVYHRPADYHNADGTAACLAFQYALEKAGSLDPEKVRAALADLNVMTFYGPITFDKRGVNMTKPMIVQQIQNQHLVTVWPPSVANAKPVYPAPPWDRR; from the coding sequence ATGATGGCTCGTGCCCGCATCCTCGCCCTGTCCGCGCTCGCAACCCTCGCGCTGCTCGCCCCGGCGGCCACCTCGGCCGATCCGCCGACGGTCACCTTCGGCGCCGCCATCTCGATGACGGGGACGCTCTCGCGCGAGGGTCAGCTCACCAAGGAAGGCTACGACCTCTGGCAGACCTACGTGAACGATCACGGCGGCCTGCACGTCGGCAAGACCCGCTATCGGGTCGCGATCAAGTACTACGACGACGAGTCGCAGCCGGAGAACGCGGCCCAGCTGGCAGCCCGGCTGATCGATCAGGATCACGTCAACTTCTTGCTCGGACCGTACGGGACGGGCACGACGTTCACCGTCGCGCAGATCGCGGAGCGCAAGAAGATCCCGATGGTGCAGGGCAACGGCGCGGCGGAGCGCCTGTTCACCTCCGGCTTCACCTACTCGTTCGGCGTGCTCACGCCGGGCAAGCAGTACTTGACCGGGATCATCGACATGGTGCTGGCGCAGCGTCCGGCGCCCAAGACCATCGCGATCACCTACGCCAGCGACGCCTTCTCGCAAGACGTGGCGTCCGGCGCCGCCGACTACGCGACCGCGCACGGTCTCAAGGTCGTCTACGACAACAAGTATCCGCCGGCGGCGACCGACGTCTCGTCGATCGTGACCGCCGTGCACGCGAGCAACCCCGACGTGATCCTCAACGCGGGTCACTTCGAGGACGCGCTGCTGATGGCCAAGTCGCTGCACGACCAGAACGTCGAGGCGCGCGCGTACGGATACTCCGTCGGACCCGACACGCCCGACTTCGTCGCGGCGCTGGGCAAGGACGCCAACGACGTGCTGGGCGGCTCGCAGTGGTCGATCTCGGTCAAGTACCGCGGCGTGCCCGGCTTCTACCAGACCCCGGCCGAGTACAGCGAGGCGTTCCAGCGCGTCTATCACCGGCCCGCCGACTACCACAACGCGGACGGCACCGCGGCGTGCCTGGCCTTTCAGTACGCGCTCGAGAAAGCCGGCTCGCTCGACCCCGAGAAAGTACGCGCCGCGTTGGCGGACCTGAACGTCATGACGTTCTACGGCCCGATCACCTTCGACAAGCGCGGGGTCAACATGACCAAGCCGATGATCGTGCAGCAGATCCAGAACCAGCACTTGGTCACCGTCTGGCCGCCCTCCGTCGCCAACGCCAAGCCGGTCTACCCGGCGCCGCCCTGGGACCGCCGCTGA
- a CDS encoding LemA family protein: MSGRRSLWIAGAIVVIVLLYVVATYNRLVQLDQAVDAQWGQVQNVYQRRADLVPNLVATVKGAANFEKSTYLAVTQARAAVGQLPASAVQNALSDPHAFAQDAQAQDQLGAALSHLLVTVENYPDLKASQNFLTLQSQLEGTENRIAVERKRYNDDARAFNTARATAPTVFIVGLFGAQFAPKPYFEAQPGAQTAPTVNFSP; this comes from the coding sequence GTGTCAGGACGCCGCTCCCTCTGGATCGCCGGCGCGATCGTGGTCATCGTGCTCCTCTACGTCGTCGCGACGTACAACCGGCTGGTGCAGCTCGACCAGGCCGTCGACGCCCAGTGGGGTCAGGTACAGAACGTCTACCAGCGCCGCGCCGATCTGGTGCCGAACCTGGTCGCCACGGTCAAGGGCGCGGCCAACTTCGAGAAGAGCACCTACCTCGCCGTGACGCAAGCGCGTGCCGCCGTCGGCCAGCTGCCCGCCTCCGCGGTGCAGAACGCGCTGAGCGATCCCCACGCGTTCGCGCAGGACGCGCAAGCGCAGGACCAGCTCGGCGCCGCGCTCTCGCATCTGCTGGTCACGGTCGAGAACTATCCCGACCTCAAGGCGAGCCAGAACTTCCTCACGCTGCAGTCGCAGCTGGAGGGGACGGAAAACCGCATCGCCGTCGAGCGCAAGCGCTACAACGACGACGCGCGCGCGTTCAACACGGCGCGCGCGACCGCGCCGACGGTCTTCATCGTCGGGTTGTTCGGCGCGCAGTTCGCGCCCAAGCCGTACTTCGAAGCGCAGCCGGGCGCGCAAACGGCGCCGACCGTCAACTTCTCGCCGTGA
- a CDS encoding amidohydrolase family protein encodes MSAPAVDVHAHHVPAALLRRVREEATRRAFPHCQAEEAAGGAVRFKIGEEPWTRPVAPGLIALEKRTQKLAGSAIAVQLNGGWLDLFGYSLPAEEGAAWSALLNDGLAESLAAASSADVAYLPLATVPLQDGRLAAAELARAVAAGHAGAMIGTWIAGAGRDLDDPDLEPFWAQAAALGVPVFVHPVYAGGGDDARIHDFGLANAVARPNETALAMSRLLYAGVPQRHRGLKLVVAHGGGALPAVLGRLARNYDVLRAAGESVADPRAGFAQLYFDSVVFDPEALRALLRVARPDGIMLGSDDPFPIGDPAPRAVIEAPSLELDRAERARLLAGNACAAFPGVAACCGGHAAFR; translated from the coding sequence GTGAGCGCGCCCGCCGTCGACGTCCACGCGCATCACGTGCCGGCGGCGCTGCTGCGCCGCGTGCGCGAGGAAGCGACGCGCCGCGCGTTCCCGCATTGTCAGGCCGAGGAGGCCGCCGGCGGCGCGGTCCGTTTCAAGATCGGCGAGGAGCCCTGGACGCGGCCGGTCGCGCCGGGGCTGATCGCGCTCGAGAAGCGCACGCAGAAGCTGGCGGGAAGCGCGATCGCGGTGCAGCTCAACGGCGGCTGGCTGGACCTGTTCGGCTATTCGCTGCCGGCCGAGGAAGGCGCGGCCTGGAGCGCGCTCCTCAACGACGGGCTGGCCGAGTCGCTCGCAGCGGCGTCGAGCGCCGACGTCGCGTACCTGCCGCTGGCGACCGTGCCGCTGCAAGACGGCCGGCTCGCGGCCGCCGAGCTGGCGCGGGCCGTCGCCGCGGGACACGCCGGCGCGATGATCGGCACCTGGATCGCCGGCGCCGGCCGCGATCTCGACGATCCCGACCTCGAGCCGTTCTGGGCGCAGGCCGCGGCGCTCGGCGTTCCCGTCTTCGTTCACCCCGTCTACGCCGGCGGCGGCGACGACGCGCGCATCCACGACTTCGGCTTGGCCAACGCGGTCGCGCGCCCCAACGAGACGGCGCTCGCGATGAGCCGGCTGCTCTACGCGGGCGTGCCGCAGCGCCATCGCGGCCTCAAGCTGGTCGTCGCGCACGGCGGCGGCGCGCTGCCCGCCGTGCTGGGGCGGCTGGCGCGCAACTACGACGTGCTGCGCGCCGCCGGCGAGAGCGTCGCCGATCCGCGCGCGGGCTTCGCACAGCTCTACTTCGACAGCGTCGTCTTCGATCCCGAGGCGTTGCGCGCGCTGCTGCGCGTCGCGCGTCCCGACGGGATCATGCTCGGCTCCGACGATCCGTTCCCGATCGGCGATCCCGCGCCGCGGGCGGTGATCGAAGCGCCGTCGCTCGAGCTCGATCGGGCCGAGCGCGCGCGGCTGTTGGCAGGCAACGCCTGCGCCGCGTTTCCGGGTGTTGCCGCCTGCTGCGGCGGTCACGCAGCGTTCCGCTAA
- a CDS encoding formate dehydrogenase subunit gamma — MNVISLLDAPLPRKVAELQLDDEQQAVVARVLAERGALPGALLPVLHGVQDALGYVPDAALPEIARGLNLTRAEVYGVVTFYHHFRRHAPARHIVQICQAEACKAMGADALTAHAKASLGVDFHQNTADGAVTLLPVYCLGNCACSPSVAVGDDVHARVTPQKFDVLIAELREAAR, encoded by the coding sequence ATGAACGTGATCTCGCTGCTCGACGCGCCGCTGCCGCGGAAAGTCGCCGAGCTGCAGCTGGACGACGAGCAGCAGGCCGTCGTCGCGCGCGTCCTCGCCGAGCGTGGTGCGCTGCCCGGCGCGCTGCTGCCGGTGCTGCACGGCGTGCAAGACGCGCTCGGCTACGTGCCCGACGCGGCGCTGCCGGAGATCGCGCGCGGCTTGAACCTCACGCGGGCCGAGGTCTACGGCGTCGTCACCTTCTATCACCACTTCCGCCGCCACGCGCCGGCGCGGCACATCGTGCAGATCTGTCAGGCCGAAGCGTGCAAGGCGATGGGCGCCGACGCGCTGACCGCGCACGCGAAGGCGTCGCTGGGCGTCGACTTCCACCAGAACACGGCTGACGGCGCGGTCACCTTGCTGCCGGTCTACTGTTTGGGCAACTGCGCCTGCTCGCCGTCGGTGGCCGTCGGCGACGACGTGCACGCGCGGGTGACGCCGCAGAAGTTCGACGTGCTGATCGCCGAGCTGCGCGAGGCCGCGCGATGA
- a CDS encoding (2Fe-2S)-binding protein → MSARHTVTVTFNGREHRASVPARRSLADFLRDDLQLTGTHLGCEHGMCGACTVLLDGAAVRSCILYAVQVDGAQVTTVEGLSPDGTTLSPLQDAFVACHGLQCGFCTPGMLIAATELLRENAAPSEDEIRTALGGNLCRCTGYQQIVESVQLAARGADAR, encoded by the coding sequence ATGAGCGCCCGCCACACCGTCACCGTGACCTTCAACGGGCGCGAGCACCGCGCCAGCGTCCCCGCCCGCCGCAGCCTGGCGGATTTCTTGCGCGACGATCTGCAGCTGACGGGGACGCACCTCGGCTGCGAGCACGGGATGTGCGGTGCCTGCACCGTCCTGCTCGACGGCGCCGCGGTGCGCTCGTGCATCCTCTACGCGGTGCAGGTCGACGGCGCGCAGGTCACCACCGTCGAAGGGCTCTCGCCCGACGGCACCACGCTCTCGCCATTGCAGGATGCGTTCGTCGCCTGCCACGGGCTGCAGTGCGGTTTCTGCACGCCGGGGATGCTGATCGCCGCGACCGAGCTGCTGCGCGAGAACGCGGCGCCGAGCGAGGACGAGATTCGCACCGCGTTGGGCGGCAATCTCTGCCGCTGCACCGGCTACCAGCAGATCGTCGAATCGGTGCAGCTCGCGGCGCGCGGAGCGGACGCGCGATGA
- a CDS encoding xanthine dehydrogenase family protein molybdopterin-binding subunit — protein sequence MILAEPPVGTAARRFVGKKRRPVEDRRFVLGQGRYAADVTLPHLHHVAVVTSPYAHARIVHVDVRAALAVPGVLGVATGAELRAACKPLRQYIDVPEIAWYPLAGEQTVYAGEWVVAVVASERAIAEDAAELVEVTFEEIPAVLDPERAIEPDAPPTHAAHPSNVVYRRTFRWGEVERDFARAPHRLRGRYRWHRSATVPIETFSVVAAWNAGTNLLDVWASIQMPQFPEQMAQSLGIPLNAVRVHFDVDVGGSYGVKRGIKHGVLAGYLSRRFGVPVKFVEDRLENMRGGDMHGPDRIFDVEVAFDDDGVVRSMKMRTLDDEGAYPGRSPLQMGKPVGAIVGPYTIGSVEYEAIAVVTNKCSQVAVRGFGQAPTNFAIELTMDRVAEAVGIDRFEVRRRNFIPPDAFPYVIPSGTPYDSGDYGVVLGKAVDCAGLDELLRWRDAGRADGCLRGVGVATCLEPGGGNAIFEALFNPKNESTTFPEGCQVKIDRTGTISAQIGVATSGQGHETLVSTILGEAFGVEPDRIRVIHADSLAGLPSQSPVASRMAIVLGDAALGAARKLKDKMLRIAAHRLGAAAEECAWDADTVRRIADPAANVSWAEIARIAHTAYHLLPPGMEPGLQAQFVQQVQGGGTLPTAEGVVRMYPCQSFSAHVVAIEIDRDTGRIAFHRYALAHDCGTVINPDIVRGMVLGGIAHGIGAALYERFQYDEHGQLLTQALSDYLMPTTYEVPHVEMVEHETPSPLTAFGQKGVGEGGYMTTPAAVVAAINDALAPGGARIAHVPVTPVDVLELLA from the coding sequence ATGATCCTCGCGGAGCCGCCGGTCGGCACGGCGGCGCGCCGCTTCGTCGGCAAGAAGCGCCGGCCGGTCGAGGATCGCCGCTTCGTGCTCGGGCAAGGCCGCTACGCCGCCGACGTGACGCTGCCGCACCTGCACCACGTCGCCGTCGTCACCAGCCCGTACGCGCACGCCCGCATCGTGCACGTCGACGTGCGCGCCGCGCTGGCGGTGCCGGGCGTGCTCGGCGTCGCGACCGGGGCCGAGCTGCGCGCGGCGTGCAAGCCGCTGCGGCAGTACATCGACGTCCCCGAGATCGCCTGGTACCCGTTGGCCGGCGAGCAGACGGTCTACGCCGGCGAGTGGGTCGTGGCCGTCGTCGCGTCCGAGCGCGCGATCGCCGAAGACGCCGCCGAGCTGGTCGAGGTGACGTTCGAGGAGATTCCGGCCGTGCTGGATCCCGAACGCGCGATCGAGCCGGACGCGCCCCCGACGCACGCCGCGCACCCGAGCAACGTCGTCTACCGGCGCACTTTTCGCTGGGGCGAGGTCGAGCGTGACTTCGCGCGCGCACCGCACCGGCTGCGCGGGCGCTACCGGTGGCACCGCAGCGCGACGGTGCCGATCGAGACCTTCTCGGTCGTCGCGGCCTGGAACGCGGGGACGAACCTGCTCGACGTGTGGGCGTCGATCCAGATGCCGCAGTTTCCCGAGCAGATGGCGCAGTCGCTGGGCATCCCGCTCAACGCGGTGCGCGTGCACTTCGACGTCGACGTCGGCGGCAGCTACGGCGTCAAGCGCGGGATCAAGCACGGGGTGTTGGCGGGGTACCTGAGCCGGCGCTTCGGCGTGCCGGTCAAGTTCGTCGAGGACCGGCTCGAGAACATGCGCGGCGGGGACATGCACGGCCCCGACCGCATCTTCGACGTCGAGGTCGCCTTCGACGACGACGGCGTCGTGCGCAGCATGAAGATGCGCACGCTCGACGACGAAGGCGCCTATCCGGGCCGCTCGCCGCTGCAGATGGGCAAACCGGTCGGCGCGATCGTCGGCCCGTACACGATCGGCAGCGTCGAGTACGAAGCGATCGCGGTCGTCACCAACAAGTGCAGCCAGGTCGCGGTGCGCGGTTTCGGGCAGGCGCCGACCAACTTCGCCATCGAGCTGACGATGGACCGCGTCGCCGAGGCGGTCGGCATCGACCGCTTCGAAGTGCGGCGGCGCAACTTCATTCCGCCCGACGCCTTTCCGTACGTGATCCCCAGCGGGACGCCGTACGACAGCGGCGACTACGGCGTCGTGCTCGGCAAGGCCGTCGACTGCGCCGGGCTGGACGAGCTGCTGCGTTGGCGCGATGCGGGTCGCGCGGACGGGTGCCTACGCGGGGTCGGCGTCGCGACGTGTCTGGAGCCGGGCGGCGGCAACGCGATCTTCGAGGCGCTCTTCAACCCCAAGAACGAGTCGACGACGTTCCCCGAGGGCTGTCAGGTCAAGATCGACCGCACCGGCACCATCAGCGCGCAGATCGGCGTCGCGACCTCCGGCCAAGGTCACGAGACGCTGGTCTCGACGATCTTGGGCGAAGCGTTCGGGGTCGAGCCGGACCGCATTCGCGTCATCCACGCCGACTCGCTGGCCGGGCTGCCCTCGCAGAGCCCGGTCGCGAGCCGGATGGCGATCGTGCTCGGCGACGCCGCGCTCGGCGCCGCGCGCAAGCTCAAGGACAAGATGCTGCGCATCGCCGCGCACCGGCTCGGCGCCGCCGCCGAGGAGTGCGCCTGGGACGCCGACACGGTGCGGCGGATCGCCGACCCGGCCGCCAACGTGAGCTGGGCCGAGATCGCGCGCATCGCGCACACGGCCTACCATCTGCTGCCGCCGGGGATGGAGCCGGGGCTGCAGGCGCAGTTCGTGCAGCAGGTCCAAGGCGGCGGCACGCTGCCGACGGCCGAGGGCGTGGTGCGGATGTATCCGTGCCAGTCGTTCTCCGCGCACGTCGTCGCGATCGAGATCGATCGCGACACCGGCCGGATCGCGTTCCACCGCTACGCGCTGGCGCACGACTGCGGCACGGTGATCAATCCCGACATCGTGCGCGGCATGGTGTTGGGCGGGATCGCGCACGGAATCGGCGCCGCGCTCTACGAGCGCTTCCAGTACGACGAGCACGGCCAGCTGCTCACCCAAGCGCTGTCCGACTATTTGATGCCGACGACGTACGAGGTACCCCACGTCGAGATGGTTGAGCACGAGACGCCCTCACCGCTGACCGCCTTCGGCCAGAAAGGCGTCGGCGAAGGCGGCTACATGACCACGCCGGCCGCGGTCGTCGCGGCGATCAACGACGCGCTCGCGCCGGGCGGCGCGCGAATCGCGCACGTCCCGGTGACGCCGGTCGACGTGCTGGAGCTGCTGGCGTGA
- a CDS encoding TPM domain-containing protein, whose product MNRRDRERIQAALLRAETGTSSRLAVRIVPDATLDAFERAKDEFLSGGLHTHPGANAGLILVAPKARAFAVLGDRALHERVGQPFWDGLVAEMSAAFKTRTPADAIVLGIDRLGAALHEHFTEATP is encoded by the coding sequence GTGAACCGCCGCGACCGGGAGCGCATCCAAGCCGCGCTGCTCCGCGCCGAGACCGGGACCTCCTCGCGCTTGGCCGTGCGCATCGTCCCCGACGCCACGCTCGACGCGTTCGAGCGGGCCAAGGACGAGTTCCTCAGCGGCGGCCTGCACACGCACCCCGGCGCGAACGCGGGGCTCATCTTGGTCGCGCCCAAGGCGCGCGCGTTCGCGGTCCTCGGCGACCGCGCGCTGCACGAGCGCGTCGGTCAGCCGTTTTGGGACGGGCTGGTCGCGGAGATGAGCGCCGCGTTCAAGACGCGCACGCCGGCCGATGCCATCGTGCTCGGGATCGACCGCCTCGGCGCCGCCTTGCACGAGCACTTCACCGAGGCGACGCCGTGA
- a CDS encoding TPM domain-containing protein — protein sequence MIGLVLLAALTIPPAPTQHVTDTVDALSAPTRAAIEGDLRGFETQTGHQVIVWIGDTTGGVPLETWTSDTAERWKIGRKGKDDGAILFVFMRDHAVRIEVGYGLESKLTDAQSAQIIRDDILPAMRHGDVDGAVRGGVDHMLVVIDPAAASVLAAAPSPPPSSGDDDGWGEGFAALVFFGLIVCIVLAVVVTIVRRGKPRGDWLDAFLMSSAMGPASGWGGFVGGGGGGFGGGFSGGGGGFGGGGASGHW from the coding sequence GTGATCGGGCTGGTGCTGCTCGCCGCGCTGACGATTCCCCCCGCGCCGACGCAACACGTGACCGACACCGTCGACGCGCTCAGCGCGCCGACGCGCGCCGCGATCGAAGGCGACCTGCGGGGGTTCGAGACGCAAACCGGCCACCAGGTGATCGTCTGGATCGGCGACACGACGGGCGGCGTTCCGCTCGAAACCTGGACCTCGGACACCGCCGAGCGCTGGAAGATCGGCCGCAAAGGGAAGGACGACGGCGCGATCCTGTTCGTCTTCATGCGCGACCACGCAGTACGCATCGAAGTCGGGTACGGCTTGGAGTCGAAGCTGACCGACGCCCAGTCGGCGCAGATCATTCGGGACGATATCTTGCCCGCGATGCGGCACGGCGACGTCGACGGCGCGGTGCGCGGCGGCGTCGATCACATGTTGGTGGTCATCGACCCGGCCGCCGCCTCGGTCTTGGCCGCGGCGCCCTCACCGCCGCCGTCGTCCGGCGACGACGACGGTTGGGGCGAAGGCTTCGCGGCGCTGGTCTTCTTCGGACTGATCGTCTGCATCGTGCTCGCCGTCGTCGTGACCATCGTCCGGCGCGGGAAGCCGCGCGGCGATTGGCTCGACGCATTCCTGATGTCGAGCGCGATGGGGCCGGCGAGCGGATGGGGCGGCTTCGTCGGCGGCGGCGGTGGCGGCTTCGGCGGCGGCTTCTCGGGGGGCGGCGGCGGGTTCGGCGGAGGCGGCGCTTCCGGCCATTGGTGA